In Sphingobacterium zeae, one genomic interval encodes:
- a CDS encoding DedA family protein, with the protein MELITHLIDFILHIDKHLVEIVNDYQTWTYLILFLIIFVETGVVVMPFLPGDSLLFAAGMLAAQPNDLNVWLMIFILLVAAVSGDSLNYSIGKHFGMRLTKFKLFGKQVVKDEQIAKTHSFYEKYGSKTIVIARFVPIVRTLAPFVGGIGKMNYGTFITYNVVGAVLWVGGITLAGFFLGNFSIIRENFSKVVLIIIFLSVLPIIFELIKEKIKSKKGVL; encoded by the coding sequence TTGGAACTAATTACGCATCTTATAGACTTTATTCTCCATATTGATAAACATTTGGTTGAAATAGTCAATGATTATCAGACTTGGACCTACCTTATTCTGTTTCTTATTATTTTCGTGGAAACGGGTGTGGTTGTGATGCCTTTTTTGCCAGGAGATTCTTTATTATTTGCAGCGGGTATGCTAGCCGCGCAGCCAAATGATCTTAATGTATGGCTGATGATTTTTATCTTGTTAGTAGCTGCAGTTTCAGGTGATTCCCTGAATTATTCTATCGGAAAGCATTTTGGTATGCGCCTAACAAAATTTAAACTCTTCGGTAAGCAAGTTGTCAAAGACGAGCAGATTGCCAAAACGCATTCTTTTTATGAGAAATATGGTAGTAAAACTATCGTTATCGCGCGTTTTGTACCAATTGTTCGCACGCTAGCTCCTTTCGTGGGTGGTATTGGAAAGATGAATTATGGTACCTTCATCACCTATAATGTTGTAGGAGCTGTATTGTGGGTAGGTGGTATAACCCTTGCTGGATTTTTTTTAGGGAATTTTTCTATTATACGCGAAAACTTCTCGAAAGTGGTATTGATCATTATTTTTTTATCTGTATTGCCCATAATCTTTGAGCTAATAAAAGAAAAAATCAAATCAAAAAAAGGAGTCTTATAA
- the gmk gene encoding guanylate kinase, with protein MSGKLIIFSAPSGAGKTTIVRDLLSKHGDKIEFSISASTRDPRGQEVNGKDYYFMSKEEFLHKVAKQEFIEFEEVYSGTFYGTLRSEIERIWKEGKHVIFDIDVVGGLRLKSKFPEQAISIFVQPPSLEVLKERLTGRGTDSEDKLKERFAKAELELTYANKFDVILKNFDLATACAEAEDIVMEFINK; from the coding sequence ATGAGCGGTAAATTAATTATTTTCTCAGCACCGTCGGGAGCTGGAAAAACAACAATAGTAAGAGATCTTTTAAGTAAACATGGTGATAAGATCGAGTTTTCCATTTCAGCAAGTACCCGTGACCCAAGAGGACAGGAAGTGAATGGAAAAGATTACTATTTTATGTCCAAAGAAGAATTTTTACATAAAGTAGCGAAACAAGAGTTCATTGAATTTGAAGAAGTATATTCTGGAACATTTTATGGAACTTTGCGTTCGGAAATAGAACGTATCTGGAAAGAGGGTAAACATGTTATTTTTGATATCGATGTCGTCGGTGGATTACGTTTAAAATCAAAATTTCCTGAACAGGCGATTTCTATTTTCGTCCAACCGCCGTCACTGGAAGTTCTTAAAGAACGTTTGACAGGAAGAGGAACGGATTCTGAGGATAAATTAAAAGAACGCTTTGCTAAGGCCGAATTGGAACTTACCTATGCCAATAAATTTGATGTTATCTTGAAGAATTTTGATTTAGCTACAGCCTGTGCCGAAGCTGAAGATATTGTCATGGAATTTATCAATAAATAA
- a CDS encoding PSP1 domain-containing protein, translating into MGCGSCSSGGGCGTTTANGTPAGCQNNGSCMTSGCNKLDVYDWLSDMDMPSNYKPFNIVEVRFKGSRKDFFINVDNIYLEMGEMVVVEPSTGGYDVGHVSLTGELVRLQLKKNNVTPEMVTKKIYRKPNEVDVEKYNAAKDLEWETMHKARKLALDLGLSMKISDVDYQGDKTKATFYYTAEGRVDFRELIKKMAEAFRIRIEMRQIGMRQEASRLGGIGSCGRELCCSTWLTDFKTVSTSAARYQNLSLNTLKLAGQCGKLKCCLNYELDSYMDALKDIPNNIDRIETLKGVAYLQKTDIFKKLMWFSFPGAENWIALPVQQVREFVEMNKQGIKPEAISSVMDTDEIKEEKNIKHDYENVVGQDSLTRLDDRNKRKKKRKSKSNTGRPENKTGQKAEKPEQSASKQSGKPPLATDAVSPIVNKDSKEGSNNRPKKRFNRHRNKNKGSNNNNTPKAE; encoded by the coding sequence ATGGGATGTGGCAGTTGCTCATCCGGCGGAGGTTGCGGTACTACCACGGCAAATGGTACACCGGCAGGATGTCAGAACAATGGCTCTTGCATGACTAGCGGATGTAATAAATTAGATGTATATGACTGGCTTTCCGATATGGATATGCCTTCAAACTATAAACCATTTAATATCGTCGAAGTACGATTTAAGGGATCGCGAAAAGATTTCTTTATTAATGTAGACAATATCTACCTTGAAATGGGTGAGATGGTTGTTGTTGAACCCTCTACAGGGGGCTATGATGTCGGCCATGTCTCCTTAACAGGCGAATTGGTTAGACTACAGCTCAAAAAGAATAATGTTACCCCTGAAATGGTGACAAAGAAAATCTATCGGAAGCCTAATGAGGTTGATGTTGAGAAGTATAACGCGGCAAAAGATCTCGAATGGGAAACCATGCACAAGGCGCGCAAACTCGCCCTGGATCTGGGTTTATCGATGAAAATATCCGATGTCGATTATCAGGGGGATAAAACGAAGGCTACCTTCTATTATACCGCTGAGGGTCGTGTAGATTTCCGGGAGCTCATTAAAAAAATGGCTGAAGCGTTTAGGATACGCATTGAAATGCGCCAGATCGGTATGCGACAAGAAGCCAGTCGCCTTGGTGGGATTGGTTCATGCGGACGTGAACTCTGCTGTTCAACCTGGCTGACAGATTTTAAAACGGTATCCACATCGGCTGCACGTTATCAAAACTTATCCTTGAATACATTGAAGCTAGCTGGACAATGCGGAAAATTAAAATGTTGCCTCAATTATGAATTGGATAGCTATATGGATGCACTTAAGGATATTCCAAATAACATAGACCGCATCGAAACGCTAAAAGGAGTCGCATATCTTCAAAAAACTGATATCTTCAAAAAACTGATGTGGTTCTCGTTTCCTGGAGCAGAAAATTGGATTGCATTACCTGTTCAACAAGTCAGAGAATTTGTAGAAATGAATAAGCAGGGCATTAAACCGGAAGCAATTTCAAGTGTAATGGATACTGATGAAATCAAAGAAGAAAAAAATATCAAGCACGATTACGAGAATGTAGTCGGACAGGATAGCTTAACTCGACTTGATGATCGGAATAAAAGAAAGAAAAAGAGAAAATCCAAAAGCAATACTGGCAGACCTGAAAATAAGACTGGACAAAAAGCTGAAAAACCCGAACAGAGTGCATCAAAACAAAGTGGTAAACCTCCGCTAGCGACCGATGCGGTTAGCCCAATCGTGAATAAAGACAGCAAAGAAGGATCTAATAATAGGCCCAAAAAGCGTTTCAATCGTCATCGGAATAAAAACAAAGGCAGTAATAACAATAATACACCGAAAGCAGAATAA
- a CDS encoding gliding motility lipoprotein GldH — protein sequence MKLKRTPLLLGLLCIGIGYSCDQPFVINENKPIGNKAWLNTSLPSFQFHIADKNKRYDVLMDVRHTPEYAYSNLFVLIYQLGPDKKQYTFRKEIKMARADGKWIGKSSGSLYNNQSVIHKDYLFPDTGTYTIAIEQHMKENPLKEITDVGLTVVPK from the coding sequence ATGAAACTCAAACGCACTCCTCTCCTCCTTGGTTTGTTATGTATTGGCATAGGGTATTCTTGTGACCAACCGTTTGTTATAAATGAAAATAAACCTATTGGTAATAAAGCTTGGCTAAATACATCATTGCCCAGTTTTCAATTTCATATCGCCGACAAAAACAAACGATATGATGTATTGATGGATGTCCGTCATACGCCAGAATATGCCTACTCCAACCTTTTTGTACTTATTTATCAACTCGGTCCAGATAAAAAGCAATACACTTTTCGTAAAGAAATAAAAATGGCCAGAGCTGATGGAAAATGGATAGGAAAATCTTCCGGCAGCTTGTACAATAATCAATCCGTCATCCATAAAGATTACCTATTTCCGGATACAGGAACTTATACTATTGCTATCGAACAGCACATGAAAGAAAATCCGTTGAAAGAAATTACAGACGTAGGGCTAACCGTTGTTCCAAAATGA
- a CDS encoding SUMF1/EgtB/PvdO family nonheme iron enzyme: MKKLCYVIAMIFLYLRCEAQAGKYIQIPAGNYHLGEVSSVENPKRVVHIDSFWISEFELTNAEFEKFILATGYKTLAERYHNAMVFEPGLAEFRWLQDSTAYWRFPNGISRGGIETKMDHPVTCISYKDVLAYCTWADCRLPSFDEWEVAARAGSEGPYFDGFTKENMVDYANVWHGKDHLKADYSDGYLYTSPVGKFKPNPWGLYDIFGNVFEFCTGRLERDGDRSVAHARGGSWWCSKNSCAAFNTVYIGSVHPNASFSNLGFRTVKNSHDSFGSKTGMKVLDSR; the protein is encoded by the coding sequence ATGAAAAAGCTGTGCTATGTGATCGCTATGATTTTTTTATATCTCCGTTGTGAAGCGCAAGCTGGAAAATATATCCAAATTCCAGCAGGAAATTATCATTTGGGTGAAGTAAGCAGTGTAGAAAATCCGAAAAGGGTTGTACATATTGATTCCTTTTGGATCTCGGAGTTTGAGCTGACGAACGCTGAATTTGAGAAATTTATTCTAGCTACAGGCTATAAGACCTTAGCGGAACGTTATCACAATGCCATGGTCTTTGAGCCTGGCTTGGCGGAGTTTCGTTGGCTACAGGATAGTACGGCTTATTGGCGCTTTCCTAATGGTATAAGTCGCGGCGGAATCGAAACCAAAATGGATCATCCTGTTACCTGTATCTCCTATAAAGATGTGCTGGCCTATTGTACATGGGCAGATTGCAGATTGCCCTCTTTTGACGAATGGGAGGTGGCGGCTAGGGCAGGAAGCGAAGGCCCCTATTTCGACGGTTTCACTAAGGAGAATATGGTCGATTATGCCAATGTTTGGCATGGAAAAGATCATTTGAAAGCCGATTATTCCGATGGTTATCTTTATACTTCACCTGTTGGAAAATTCAAACCCAATCCATGGGGGCTTTATGATATCTTCGGAAATGTTTTTGAGTTTTGCACCGGAAGGCTTGAAAGAGATGGCGACCGTTCTGTTGCCCACGCCCGTGGAGGCTCTTGGTGGTGTAGTAAAAATAGCTGTGCAGCTTTCAATACCGTTTATATAGGTTCTGTACATCCAAATGCATCGTTTAGCAATCTGGGATTTAGAACCGTAAAAAACTCTCATGATTCCTTTGGATCAAAGACGGGCATGAAAGTTCTTGATAGCCGTTGA
- a CDS encoding DNA polymerase III subunit, translated as MQFKEIIGHKDIKEHLVRTVQENRVSHAQLFLGPEGSGSLALAYAYAQFLNCENRQETDSCGQCPSCRKYNKLIHPDLHMSYPFIAKHKEDTATDYADKWRKSFLSNPYMGLEYWRSRLDADNKQVNINIAEAHAIIKKLSLKSFEADYKVLIMWLPEYLDTQGNALLKLIEEPPEKTLFILVAENQDKILNTIISRTQLVKIKKLDHSEVTLHLKKAHQLSDQEAAEIAFIADGNLQEAMNLLHAQTNNHFGILVNWLRFIVSDAGTNMISLVEEELSKIGRENQKSFLFYAISMMRQIILIKEGLSNLVFLPAKELDFVQKFAVHYTLEQIEATINLLEETHYFIERNANPKILFLDLSLQLTLIYKYKTFPKGTQYII; from the coding sequence ATGCAGTTTAAAGAGATCATTGGGCATAAAGACATCAAAGAACATTTAGTTCGCACGGTTCAGGAAAATCGTGTGAGTCATGCGCAATTATTTCTTGGTCCCGAAGGTTCGGGCAGTCTTGCTTTAGCCTATGCATATGCGCAGTTTTTAAATTGCGAAAATCGACAGGAAACCGATAGTTGTGGCCAGTGCCCCTCCTGTAGAAAATATAACAAGCTGATCCATCCCGATCTACACATGTCGTACCCTTTTATAGCCAAACATAAGGAAGACACAGCAACAGATTATGCAGACAAGTGGAGAAAATCCTTTTTATCCAATCCATACATGGGATTGGAATATTGGCGCAGCCGATTGGATGCAGACAACAAACAAGTCAATATCAATATCGCCGAAGCCCATGCTATCATCAAGAAGTTAAGTCTCAAATCTTTTGAAGCTGATTATAAGGTTTTAATCATGTGGCTTCCTGAATACCTCGATACGCAAGGCAATGCCTTATTGAAGTTGATCGAAGAACCACCCGAGAAGACACTCTTTATCCTCGTTGCAGAAAATCAGGACAAAATATTAAATACAATCATATCGCGCACACAATTAGTCAAAATTAAAAAATTAGATCATAGTGAGGTCACGCTGCATCTAAAGAAAGCACATCAGCTTTCAGATCAAGAGGCAGCAGAAATTGCTTTTATTGCAGATGGAAATCTTCAGGAAGCAATGAACCTATTGCACGCGCAGACTAATAATCATTTTGGTATTTTAGTAAACTGGCTTCGTTTTATCGTCTCGGATGCTGGGACCAATATGATTTCTTTGGTGGAGGAAGAGCTATCAAAAATTGGTAGAGAAAACCAAAAAAGCTTTCTTTTTTATGCAATCAGTATGATGCGTCAAATCATATTAATCAAAGAGGGGCTTTCCAATCTCGTATTCTTACCTGCAAAAGAACTGGATTTTGTTCAGAAATTTGCAGTACATTATACCCTTGAACAAATTGAAGCAACTATAAATCTATTGGAGGAAACACATTATTTTATAGAAAGAAATGCAAATCCCAAAATATTATTTTTAGATTTATCTTTGCAGTTAACATTAATATACAAGTACAAAACGTTTCCGAAAGGAACTCAATATATAATATAG
- a CDS encoding YicC/YloC family endoribonuclease: protein MIKSMTGYGTASADNGIVKYSVEIKSLNSKFLELNLRLPKIVSDKELTLRTECSKLIERGKVNLTVMVEYTDQTAKASSINADLLKKYYSQLQQIAVELNDTNVNLFELALNMPEVITNNDDSVDDEEAKVLMDAFYDAVKRFNTFREDEGNVLAGDLKKRAELILAYLAEVELLEVERIPLIRQRIEQFLNDTIGKENVDQNRFEQELVYYIDKLDVTEEKVRLRSHCNYFLKAFDSADSNGKKLGFISQEMGREINTLGSKANHASIQQIVVRMKEELEKIKEQLLNVL from the coding sequence ATGATAAAATCCATGACAGGATATGGCACTGCATCTGCCGATAACGGTATAGTCAAATATAGTGTCGAAATAAAGTCCTTAAATTCAAAATTTCTTGAATTAAATCTTCGCTTGCCCAAAATCGTTTCGGACAAGGAATTGACCCTGCGTACTGAATGTAGTAAACTTATTGAGCGAGGTAAAGTGAACCTGACTGTGATGGTTGAATACACGGATCAAACCGCTAAAGCTTCTTCCATTAATGCTGATTTACTCAAAAAATACTATAGTCAGTTGCAGCAAATTGCTGTGGAACTCAATGATACGAATGTCAATCTGTTTGAACTTGCATTAAATATGCCGGAGGTAATTACCAACAATGATGATTCGGTCGATGATGAAGAGGCTAAAGTATTGATGGATGCTTTTTATGATGCCGTAAAACGCTTCAATACCTTCCGTGAGGATGAGGGAAATGTACTAGCCGGAGACCTGAAAAAGCGCGCGGAGCTAATCTTAGCTTATCTTGCCGAAGTAGAATTGTTGGAAGTTGAGCGTATACCTTTGATCAGACAGCGTATCGAGCAATTTTTGAATGACACCATTGGCAAAGAAAATGTTGATCAAAATAGATTCGAACAGGAACTGGTGTACTACATCGACAAATTGGATGTGACCGAAGAAAAAGTCAGGCTGCGTTCCCATTGCAACTACTTTTTGAAAGCGTTTGATTCAGCCGATTCAAACGGAAAAAAATTAGGTTTTATTTCACAAGAAATGGGTCGGGAAATCAATACCCTTGGTTCTAAAGCAAATCATGCCAGCATTCAGCAGATTGTGGTCAGAATGAAAGAAGAATTGGAAAAAATAAAAGAGCAATTGCTCAACGTATTGTAA
- the dnaN gene encoding DNA polymerase III subunit beta gives MRFIVSTSILLKQLQAINGASSTSTVLPILENFLFEIKDNNLTISATDLQTSMVTSLQIEAKEEGRVAMPSKILIETLKTLPDQPVAFSVDMNTLAIEISAGDGKYKLSGENADDFPKIPSIDNGSVIQMPAPILSEAISKTIFAVSNDELRPAMSGVLVQLAEKNVTFVSTDAHKLVRYSRTDIGAEKPASLILPKKALSLLKSSLPSDDVTVSIEYNQTNAFFSFGNINLICRLIDERYPDYAAVIPQVNPNKLTVDRLLFLNTLRRVVIFANKTTHQVRLKISGSELHISAEDLDFSNEAHERLSCQFEGDDMEIGFNAKFLVEMLNNLESEEVVLEMSTPNRAGLLIPAVSEDHEDILMLVMPVMLNNA, from the coding sequence ATGAGATTCATTGTATCAACATCAATTTTATTAAAGCAGTTACAAGCTATCAATGGCGCATCCAGTACAAGTACTGTTTTGCCTATCTTGGAAAACTTTCTTTTTGAAATAAAAGACAATAACTTGACTATTTCTGCTACAGATCTGCAAACAAGTATGGTTACCTCTTTACAGATCGAAGCAAAAGAAGAAGGAAGAGTAGCCATGCCTTCGAAGATATTGATTGAGACTTTAAAAACCTTGCCGGATCAACCTGTGGCATTTTCAGTAGACATGAATACTTTGGCTATTGAGATCAGTGCGGGTGATGGAAAATATAAATTGAGTGGAGAAAATGCGGACGATTTTCCTAAAATTCCTTCCATCGATAATGGTTCGGTTATTCAGATGCCAGCACCTATTTTGTCTGAAGCTATCAGTAAAACGATCTTTGCTGTCAGTAACGATGAATTAAGACCGGCTATGTCTGGTGTATTGGTGCAATTAGCAGAAAAAAATGTGACGTTTGTTTCTACTGATGCGCATAAATTGGTGCGCTATTCGAGAACGGATATTGGTGCAGAGAAGCCAGCGTCCCTTATTTTACCGAAAAAGGCGCTCTCATTGCTTAAATCGTCACTACCATCCGATGATGTTACCGTATCTATAGAATATAATCAAACCAATGCGTTCTTTAGCTTTGGAAATATTAATTTGATCTGTCGTTTGATCGATGAACGTTACCCAGATTATGCTGCTGTAATCCCTCAAGTCAACCCTAACAAGTTAACTGTAGATCGATTATTGTTTTTAAATACCTTGAGACGTGTGGTGATTTTTGCTAATAAAACAACCCATCAGGTTCGTCTGAAGATCTCAGGAAGTGAATTGCATATCTCTGCAGAAGATTTAGATTTCTCAAATGAAGCGCATGAACGCTTATCCTGTCAATTTGAAGGGGATGATATGGAAATTGGTTTTAACGCCAAATTCCTCGTGGAGATGTTAAATAACTTAGAGAGTGAAGAAGTTGTTTTGGAGATGAGTACGCCAAATCGTGCCGGTTTATTGATTCCGGCCGTATCTGAAGATCATGAAGATATTTTGATGTTGGTGATGCCCGTTATGTTAAACAACGCTTAA
- a CDS encoding CAP domain-containing protein, with the protein MNYLVLAFTMFFTQFALAQRVVVDHRQAQEAYELLNNIRTNPEEYTKELNLFNLQKIKRTKLNWNKQLAEVAVYRAKDMAKRSYFDHVSPEGFGPNYFIEEAGYKLNPEWLLKRSANNFESIAANRASATAAVKALIIGKESPGYHHRTHLLGMDQWNASLYDIGIGYVECKGAKPYESYLVVIIAKHDW; encoded by the coding sequence ATGAATTATTTGGTTTTAGCATTCACCATGTTTTTTACACAGTTCGCTTTAGCACAGCGTGTTGTTGTCGATCACCGTCAAGCGCAGGAAGCCTATGAACTATTGAATAACATTCGTACAAATCCAGAGGAGTATACGAAAGAACTGAACCTTTTTAATTTGCAGAAGATAAAACGGACTAAACTCAATTGGAATAAACAGTTGGCAGAGGTTGCAGTTTATCGCGCAAAAGATATGGCCAAGCGCTCGTATTTTGACCACGTATCGCCGGAGGGCTTCGGACCTAATTATTTCATCGAAGAGGCCGGTTATAAACTTAATCCCGAATGGTTATTAAAACGAAGCGCAAACAATTTTGAATCGATTGCTGCCAATCGAGCGAGCGCTACAGCTGCGGTTAAAGCTTTGATTATAGGAAAAGAGTCTCCGGGCTATCACCACCGTACCCATTTATTGGGTATGGATCAGTGGAATGCTTCTTTATATGATATTGGAATTGGTTATGTCGAATGCAAAGGGGCAAAGCCCTATGAAAGTTACTTAGTCGTTATCATTGCTAAACACGATTGGTAA
- a CDS encoding DedA family protein has product MEIVSQFIDVILHIDQHLLQLINSYENWTYLILFLIIFAETGLVVTPFLPGDSVLFALGAIVALPDCHISLLLIVLILILAAISGDFVNYEIGKYVGMRVFNSGSKIFRPSYLQKTQNFYAKHGTRTIIYARFVPIVRTFAPFVAGIGRMSYKTFGKYNILGGALWVLVFTLSGYYFGQIPFFKHNFSLVILAVIFMSLIPMLVQFLSAKNSKKD; this is encoded by the coding sequence ATGGAAATCGTTTCACAATTCATAGATGTTATATTGCATATTGATCAGCATCTTTTGCAGCTGATCAATAGTTATGAAAATTGGACCTACCTGATTTTATTTTTAATCATCTTTGCAGAGACAGGATTGGTGGTTACCCCATTTTTACCCGGAGATTCTGTTTTATTTGCTTTGGGAGCTATCGTCGCTCTTCCAGATTGTCATATTTCTCTGTTGTTGATTGTTTTGATCCTAATTCTTGCGGCTATTTCCGGAGATTTCGTAAATTATGAAATTGGTAAATATGTAGGAATGAGGGTCTTTAATTCAGGATCGAAGATATTCAGACCTTCTTATCTTCAAAAAACACAAAATTTCTATGCGAAGCACGGAACGAGGACCATTATTTATGCGCGATTTGTTCCCATTGTCAGGACTTTTGCACCATTTGTAGCAGGTATTGGCAGAATGTCCTACAAAACCTTTGGTAAATACAATATTTTAGGCGGCGCATTATGGGTATTAGTTTTTACGCTTTCTGGTTATTATTTTGGGCAGATCCCATTTTTTAAGCATAATTTTTCGCTAGTTATTTTGGCCGTTATTTTTATGAGCTTAATACCCATGCTTGTACAGTTTTTATCGGCTAAAAATTCAAAAAAAGATTAA
- a CDS encoding SDR family oxidoreductase: MLQSFDLSGKVALVTGCKRGIGKAIAEALAEAGADIIGVSATLEIEGSAVEKSVKALGKNFYAYQCDFSKRTALYSFIEKVKSDHPTIDILCNNAGNILRKPAAEHPDEYWDEIIEINQNAQFILTREIGKDMISRGTGKIIFTASLLTFQGGINVPGYAASKGAIGSMVKAFANEWASKGVNVNGFAPGYIATDNTEALREDPERSKSILSRIPAGRWGTPDDFKGPAVFLASRASDYVHGTILTVDGGWMGR, from the coding sequence ATACTGCAATCTTTTGATTTGAGCGGAAAAGTAGCCTTGGTGACTGGCTGCAAAAGAGGAATTGGCAAGGCAATTGCCGAGGCATTGGCTGAAGCCGGAGCAGATATTATTGGGGTCTCAGCGACCTTAGAAATTGAAGGCTCTGCAGTAGAAAAATCCGTAAAAGCATTGGGCAAAAATTTCTATGCCTATCAGTGCGATTTTTCTAAGCGGACAGCGCTTTACAGCTTTATTGAGAAAGTAAAATCAGACCATCCAACGATCGATATTCTGTGTAACAATGCTGGAAATATACTCCGAAAACCAGCCGCTGAACATCCGGATGAATACTGGGATGAAATCATCGAAATCAATCAAAATGCGCAATTTATATTAACCCGCGAAATTGGGAAGGATATGATTTCACGTGGAACTGGAAAGATCATATTTACAGCGTCTTTATTAACGTTCCAAGGAGGTATCAATGTTCCAGGATATGCTGCCTCGAAAGGTGCCATAGGATCTATGGTCAAGGCTTTTGCTAATGAGTGGGCATCCAAAGGTGTCAATGTAAACGGATTCGCCCCAGGCTATATTGCTACGGACAATACCGAGGCCCTTAGAGAAGATCCCGAACGTTCGAAGTCCATTTTGAGTCGTATCCCTGCAGGCCGCTGGGGAACACCGGATGATTTTAAAGGACCGGCTGTATTCCTAGCTTCCAGAGCTTCCGACTATGTCCATGGAACCATTCTTACCGTAGATGGTGGTTGGATGGGGAGATAA
- the nadD gene encoding nicotinate (nicotinamide) nucleotide adenylyltransferase has product MRKIGLFFGSFNPVHIGHLIIANYMANFTGLDEVWFVVSPQNPFKKKSTLADPYDRLEMLNLALEDCDHLRVCDVEFHLPIPSYTIDTLTHLKEKYPNREFVLLMGQDNLDSLAKWKNADIILRDYQIYVYPRPGYDTEKFKDHPAITLTDTPLMELSSTFLRRAIKENKNIQFFTPQKVIEFIDKKGLYS; this is encoded by the coding sequence ATGCGAAAGATTGGTTTGTTCTTCGGATCTTTTAATCCAGTGCACATAGGGCATTTGATTATAGCCAATTATATGGCCAATTTTACTGGGTTGGATGAAGTTTGGTTTGTGGTCTCTCCACAGAATCCATTTAAAAAGAAATCTACCTTGGCAGATCCATACGACCGATTAGAAATGTTAAATCTAGCGTTGGAAGATTGTGATCATTTACGGGTCTGTGATGTTGAGTTCCATTTACCAATACCGTCCTATACAATTGATACATTAACACATCTTAAAGAAAAATATCCAAACAGGGAATTTGTACTGCTCATGGGACAAGATAATTTGGATTCTTTAGCGAAGTGGAAGAATGCAGATATTATCTTGCGTGATTATCAGATTTATGTTTATCCAAGGCCTGGGTACGATACCGAAAAATTTAAAGATCACCCCGCTATCACACTGACGGATACTCCATTAATGGAATTGTCATCTACTTTTTTACGAAGAGCCATTAAAGAAAATAAAAATATTCAATTTTTTACACCCCAAAAGGTGATTGAGTTTATCGATAAAAAAGGTTTATATTCTTGA